A genomic segment from Aspergillus chevalieri M1 DNA, chromosome 7, nearly complete sequence encodes:
- a CDS encoding uncharacterized protein (BUSCO:EOG09265PWR;~COG:C;~EggNog:ENOG410PR2G;~InterPro:IPR005124,IPR028987;~PFAM:PF03179;~go_component: GO:0016471 - vacuolar proton-transporting V-type ATPase complex [Evidence IEA];~go_function: GO:0042626 - ATPase-coupled transmembrane transporter activity [Evidence IEA];~go_process: GO:1902600 - proton transmembrane transport [Evidence IEA]): protein MSAQNSAGIQTLLDAEREAQKIVQKAREYRTKRIKDAKSEAHKEIEEYRQQKEEEFKKFEGEHSSGFKKAEEDATKEAEARLADIKTAGSQHGDKVVDGLIHGVVDVKPEPSEKILASA from the exons ATG TCAGCTCAGAACTCCGCGGGCATCCAAACTCTCCTCGAT GCCGAGAGAGAGGCCCAGAAGATTGTGCAGAAAG CTAGAGAAT ACCGTACAAAGCGGATAAAAGATGCCAAGTCGGAGGCGCACAAGGAGATAGAGGAATACCGTCAgcagaaggaggaagaaTTTAAGAAGTTCGAGGGAGAG CACTCGAGCGGATTCAAGaaggctgaagaagatgcgACCAAGGAAGCCGAGGCAAGACTTGCAGATATCAAGACTGCTGGCAGCCAGCACGGCGACAAGGTGGTCGATGGCCTTATCCATGGAGTGGTGGATGTGAAGCCCGAACCCTCGGAGAAGATCTTGGCCAGTGCATAG